The window AATTTTTCCAAGGGCGTGACATTCGCAAACTTGAAATAAGCGGGAAACATGGTAACAATTCAATAATGAAGAAAAAGTACATGCCGCAGAGTAAGGAGAGCGCACGATGACGTCCGGGCAGCAGAGATTGGTGGTGGTTTCAAACAGGCTTCCGGCTGCACTCAAGCAGGAGAATGGGGAGTGGACAGTCAAGGCGGGCGCAGGCGGGCTGGTGACGGCGCTGGCGCCAGTGCTGAAAAACCGCGGCGGTGTCTGGATCGGTTGGTCCGGATCGTCCGACCCGACACTTGATGTGGACAGTTTGCTGTCAGATTTTTCGTCCAAGGCAGGGTATGACCTGTATACCGTCCCGCTGACCAAGGAAGAAGTGGACGGCTACTACTTTGGTTTTTCCAACGAAATCATCTGGCCCCTGTTCCATGATCTTCAGACCCGTTGTCGATTCCACCCCAAATACTGGCGCATGTATCTGGACGTGAATTTCAAGTTCGCGGAAATTGTGGCGCGCAGAACGACCCCTGATGACTACATCTGGATTCAGGATTACCACCTCATGCATCAGGCCTTCTTCCTGAAATCCATGGGCGTAAAACGGCAAATCGGATTCTTCCTGCACATTCCCTTCCCTCCACCGGATATTTTCATGAAGCTGCCGTGGCGCTGGAAAGTGATTCAGGCCCTGACCGAGTTTGATCTGGTGGGTTTTCAGACAATGCAGGATCGTCGAAATTTTCTGGAGTGCCTGCGTCGCCTCATGCCCGAGGCCAAGAGCGAAGGGCGCGGTCCTGTCATCACCGTGAAAGTGGGTAATCGTGAATTTCGACTCGGCGCATTCCCGATATCTATCGATTTCAACCAGTTTTCTGAAATGGCTCAGCGAGAGGAAGTGGGCCAAATGTCCTTCCGCATCAAAGAGGCCCTACGACATCGCAAGATCATCCTCGGTGTTGACCGACTGGACTACACCAAGGGAATCCCTGAACGTATTCGCTCCATCCAGACGCTTCTGCGCCGTTACCCGGACCTGAAAGGACGAGTGAATTTCGTGCAGATCGCAGTCCCAAGCCGCGAGGAAGTCGACGAGTACAAGGAACTGCGCACCGAGATCGAGCAGCTGGTAGGTCGCGTGAACGGCGAGTTCTCCTTCCCCGGGTGGGTGCCTGTCCACTATCACTACAAGAGCTTTCCGCACGAGGAGTTGGTGGCGTACTATTCCGCCGCAGATATTGCCTTGGTCACCCCTTTGCGCGACGGCATGAATCTTGTGGCCAAGGAATACTGCGCAGCCAATGCGAGCGGCGACGGTGTGCTGGTGCTCAGTGAGTTTGCCGGGGCCGCCGCCCAGATGCAGAAGTACGCTTACCTCGTGAACCCCTACGACATGGAAGGGATCGCCAAGGCGCTGCACCGTGCCTTCCACTGGGACAAGGAAGAGCGTTCTCGCCATATGACAGCCTTGCGCGATCAGGTTCGCACCAATAACATTTATTGGTGGGTTGATTCTTTCCTCAGGGCGGGTATCGCCAAGAGTCTGGATGATTTCCCTGAGGTAGAGACCCTCAAATTCGAACGGGGATAATTCCCACTTACGAGATCATTTGAGCCTGCCCCTTGTTTGGGGTAGGCTCTTCTCATGCTCGTACTCAAATGCGCGGCCTGCCGCCGCAAACTTTGGAAATATTACAAGATAGGTCAGGGAGAAGTGCACCGCTGCCATAAGGACCGCATCAAGAAAGTGTTCAACATGGAAGAGCGGGACGGCAAGGTGTGGTGCCCCTGCGGCAAAGCCGTGGGCATTGACCGTGGCAGCTATTACACCATGGATAAGAAGGCCTTTACTTACAAAGGCACGAAGACGAATAATTAGTTGTCGAGGTCAGACTCGTAGAACGCGAAGTTATTCTTACCCTCGCGTTTGACCTGATACATGGCCTTGTCCGCCGCATCGAGGATGTCGGCCATGGTCTCGCCGTCCTTGGGATAGAGGGCGATGCCAATAGATGCTCCGGTGCTCACGCGGCTGCCCTCAATGACGTACTGAGAGCGCAGTCGTTCCACCAGTTGTCCCGCCGTACCAGCAGCTCTGCCGCGGTCGGTGTTGGGCAAAACCACGATGAATTCATCGCCGCCCTGACGGTAAGGTGTGCCGTTGTCTTCCACCACATGATTCATGCGCTTGGCAGCACGGACCAGCAGGGTGTCTCCTGCCTTGTGGCCGAGACTGTCGTTGACTTCCTTGAATCCGTCCAGATCGATGAAAATTACGGCTACGGTTGAGTCGGTGTCCTGCGCATCGGTCAACACTGCGGGAAGGTTTTCTTCCAGTGCAAGCCGGTTGCTGAGCCCGGTGAGGACATCGCGGTAGGCAAGCTGGTCGATGTCCTTGTTCCGGTTGGGATCGTGGACTGTACAGAAATAGGCGTTGTGGTCCGGCGAAAAGATCACGTTCCAGTTGAGCTTGATGTAGGAGTCATCCTTGCACAGGAAACGGAAGGAAAACGTGGTGGAGCCGATGTCCGAGGTAATGAGTCGTTGCAGGTCGGCAAGGGCTCGTTCCCGGTCGTCGAAATGGATATGCTCCATGAGGTAATTACCCTGCAAATCTTCACGCGAAATGCCGGTGCAGGCTTCCCACTGGGTGTTCACGTCTTCGAACTGTCCGTCCAGAGAAATGACCGCAGTCATGTCAGGCGACAGAGATAGCCATGCATAGCGCTCGAAATAGAAAAGTCGCTGCAGTAGATAGGGATCAAAGTCCTCGCTCATAAACCAGTTCATATCCATGCCGCTGCATATCGTCTTTGACAATTTCTGACCAGAAGAAATTGAATCTCCTACATTTCTGTAGCTTGTTGGGAGTATATGTTCCGGGAAACGGGTTGACAGGAACGGTGCTGTTCGCAACAGTGCATGAGACTGTATCAACTATACCTGCCCAATTGAGGAGGAGGCCGGTTTGAGAAAGATTATTTCGCTTATTGCGTCCCTGTTGCTGACCCTGATTATGACACTGCCCGCTCTTGCTGAGGCCGAGCAGTGCAACGCCATCCCCTGGGGCGAGCCTCTTTCCTCTGTTGAGGAAATCAAGTTCTCCCACGCAGCCGGAGGCATTCGCTATTACAACGTGACCAAGGTCAAGGCGTGCGGCATTTCCAAGATCGAGGACACCCGCGTCACCTACGGTTTCACCCAGAACAAGCTCTATGTGACGCTGGTTGAAATCGACAAGGCCAAGGATCTCAAGAAGGTCGTGTCCCTGCTTATCGACGAGTATGGCCTGCCTGACACCAAGAAGACTGATGGTTGGGATGTTTACCGCTGGGAGACCGACACCCTCAAGATCAAGCTCAAGAGCCAGTACACCACCGATCGAATCAAAATCGGCATGTACTACAAGCCGCTTGCTCCCGCCTCCGAATAGTAGCGCATCCGCGTCGTTGGATGGTCCGAGTCAATCCTCACCGTAGCGCTGCTACGCCTCCGGTTGCCTCAGCCCATCCGCCTAGCGGCTGCACCACTCTTCGAAGGCTCACTATGTTTGCTAATGAAAAGGGCGCCCTATTGGGGGTGCCCTTTTTGGTTGGGATTGGAATTGAAATTACAGGACGCGTCTGGCGCCGACGTAGTGCTCCCGCCAGTATGTATTGTTCAGGCTGGATTCCATAACCCGTTTGCCGGAACTGGGGGCGTGGATGAAGGTGCCGCGATCGGTGACGATGCCTACGTGGAGAGACTTGGCGCCTTTTTCGACCTTATGGAAGATGAGATCGCCGGGACGGAGCTGGCCGTACTTGATGGACGAGCCTGCACCGAACTGCTGCCAGGAGACGCGCGGCAGGGAAATGCCGTTCTGGCGGTACACGTACCAGACCAGTCCGGAGCAATCGAAGCCGGAGCGGGGCGATTCGCCGCCCCATCGGTATGGGGCACCGATCACGGAGCGGGCCATGCGCAGGACAGATGCCGCTTTGCCTTTGGCGGCAGAGTGTTTGACGGACTGTGGTGAGGCACCGGGAGGCGGGGCTACGGACTTGGTCGCACAACCGCCGGCCGCAAGGAGCACCATGAGCAGCAAAACTGCCATGCAGAACGTCCAGCGGCGGGCGGAATGTTTCGCGGCCATGCGTGCCTCCGGTTACCGAACCTTGATGTAGGACTTTACGCCGCGCACACCTTCAATGGACTTGGCGTGTGCGATGGCCTTGTCGCGTTCCTTGGCCGAGCCGACAATGCCCAGCAGGACGACGTGGCACTGGATCATCTCGATATCGATGTTGGTTGACCAGATGTCACCGTCTGCAATGAGGTCCTTGCGCAGCGTGCTGGAGATGCTGAGGTTGTCCGTGGTGCCGCAATGGTCGCCGACCTTCTTGGGCATGAAGTAAGTCGTCACGGTCTTCACGCCTTTAACGCCCTTGGCGATTTTTACGGCGCGTTCCACCTGTGTATGGCTCTCATATTCGCCGATCAGGTAGACATGCCCCTCGTACGTGTAGGCGTCGAAGTCGAGGAACTTGACGGTGTTGTCATCCAGGAATTTCTCTTCGATCAGAAATGAGATCTTTTTGTCCCCGGAATAGGTGCTGACATTTCGCTCTTCCACGGCCACGTCGTACATGGCGCAACCTTGGGTCATGTATGCGGCTACGAGCATCAATATTACGAAAAGAATGGATATACTGCGTTTCATGGGCTCCCCCTGAGTATTTCTAGACAAAATTTAGATACATGACGGAATTGGGTAGTGCAACCTTTTACGATTGTTTATAGGATATAGCTTGGTCGAACTTGAGGAGAGGTTATGGCAAAATTGCAGTATGATTTTTTGGAAGATTCTTTTCTTTTTGATGATCGTCATATCAATAATTCATTTAAGGGTGTGATGGAAAAGGTTCTGGTCCATGAATTAGAGCGATATAGGTGTTTTTGCCGAGAGAATCTAGATTCTATCATTCAGCAGAGTCATGAAACAGATTCCCAATTGAAAACATATATTCAAGAGGGAGCGTATGATCCAACTTTCTTTAAACAAACGGCTTTGTATTTAGATGAAATCGTCGTTGCGGACCCTTTGCTAAAGTATTCAAATCCATTAAATGGTGAATTCTCAGAAATATTTACAGCAGCGGGTGTTAGTCATAGCGCTGTGATTGACCGCAAAGAGTTGGCTGTTCTTATACGAAAAATGAAGTCAGTTTTGCCAATGGTGAAGTGCGGTTACTTGCGGATGACTCCGAGAGAGTCACTAGAGGAAGACAGGGGGCTTCCGTTATTTTATGATAAGAATTTGTTTTTCGATGTGTTGAATGAAAACAATTTATCTTATTATCGAGAGAATGCTGAAATTTGGTTCGGTAAAGTCGATGCAGGAGTGGTGACTTTTTCACCAACGTATGAACCTTCGAGGCATATTTCTATTCGATTTGGCGATGATAAATCGTGTTGTATGGGATACATGCTTATGAATAATGAATTTGTTGAATCTGAGGATGATACAAGGATGCGTGTACGTTTTTCCATGCCTGATGATAAGCCATCAGTTGATAGACTAAAAAACTGGATAGACCAATCAGTAAACAAAACAGCAATTAATCATTACGAACAGCTTGTTTCAGATGTTTATTATAGTCAGTATGCCAACGCAAATTTGTTGTTAAAGTCTCAGTTTAGTCAAAGTTTGGTTGGAAGCAGTGTCGGCAATATAAAAAATGAGACAGCAAGTTCAATTTTGAGCGTCGACTTACCTTTCTTGAGTGATATTGAAATCGAAGACTTGATGAACGTAAGACTTAACGATGGAGAAATTTTTTCTTCTTTTCGTAGCTATCTTGAATCACAGTTTAGAGAATTAAGAATAGAAAGAGATGCTGTAGCTGTTAGCTTGAAAATTGATAATATCATGCATGAGATAGCAGAAGTCAAAATGTTAGAAATTGAGCAGAAAGCCAGGCGCATTAAGAGAGGGGCCCTCGCGAATGTTGCTATTATAGCTGGTAGTCTGGCAACAAGTGTGATGACTTCTGGTTGGAGCCTCTTGGGAGCTTTGGTTGCGACTGTTCAAGGGTATAAAACTTATGAGGATTATCAGGAGCAAGTAAGAGAGAACCCTTGCTGTTTTTTGTGGCGGGTAAAAAATAAGTAATTATGATTGGTAGCTAGTCGAACAACAGGGCCAATGCCTGCTGCAACGCTTTATCCGGCACTGACCATTTGCCGGTCCAGTTGGGGGGCAGTGAGAAGGTGGCATCGGCCACGCGCATGGCAAAACAGTGCAGACGCATGGCTCCGCGATCATTACCCTTGCCGTATTTGCGATCACCTACGACAGGGTGTTTGCGGGAAGCCAGCTGAACGCGAATCTGATGGGTGCGACCGGTAAGCAATCGGACAGCGACGAGGCTGTATTGGTCGCCAGCAACCAAACCCGTCACGCGTGCCAGCGCTTCCTTGCCCGAGCCAGTACGGACTTTCTCTTCACCCGGTGCGCCTTGCTTCTCCAAAAGGTCTTCCAGCAGCACGGTATCTGTTTCGCGCCAATTGCCTTTGACCCATGCCAGATAGACCTTGCCGATATCGCCTGAAGCGAATCGGTCGTTCAGGTCGCGCAGGGTCGCATAGTCTTTGGCAGCCAGGAGCAGTCCCGAGGTATCTCTGTCCAGTCGATGCGCCAGTGTGGGCATGAAATCCGCACCTTTGAACATGGCGTTCAGGCGGGCCACTACCGAGTCTTCGATCTTGTCACCGCCATGTGCGGCCAGTCCGGCAGGTTTGGCGACCACAAGGAGGTGCTTTTCCTCATGGGCGATATCCAAAGTGCCCACCGAAGATGCCGTTTTGTCCTCGCCCGGAGTATAGGGCGGGATACGGACCATCTGTCCCGCCTCGATGCGGTCGAACGGCTTTTTGCGCCCTTTGTCCACGCGCACCTGTCCTTTTCGGATCCATCGCTGGATGGCCGAGCGCGGCACGTCGCCTTTCAGGCGGCGTTCCAAATATTGGAGCAGCTTCTGGCCGGCTTCGGCCTCGGTAACGGTAATAAACTGGGCTTTGGGCATATGGTGTTATGGTCGTGGTTTGGGAAAGCAGAATAGGATGCCGCTACGCGGCGATTGTCAGGTGATTTCGCCTCCGGCGGGCAAGGACTCGCGCCCTTGCATCCCCCTTTTGCACCTACGGTGCAGAACTAACTTCGCCGAAGGCGAGAGTGGGATTCCAAAGGGTATAGCCCTTTGGCCGCCGGAGGCGAAATCATCCAACAATGGAGCCGAAGGCGACCTCAAAATCTGATTTCCTCATAAAAAAAACGGCGCAGTGTCACTCACTGCGCCGTTAGTAGTAGCAATGTCGGGGCGGGCCGTCAGCTATTTCCTGTACCAGTGCCCGCGCTCGTTCTGCAACCATGTACCGATAGGGGCTTCTTTGGCGATCTTGCGCGCCTTGAGTATCCCGACCTCGGTGAATGTCTTGTCCATGCGCTTGCCGAGGGCCTTGTAGAGCTTGAGGCGATCCTCATTCTCCTGCTTGATGATTGCCAGATGCAACTCCTTGCCCCTGTACTCAAGCAGGCCAATGTTGTTCTCGCCGAGCGTGCCGTCGGCCAACATGGCATCAATGGTCGGCTTCCGCTTGGTCATGCGTTCCTTGAGATCGTCAGCCTGGGCCGCAACTGCCGTTACGAGCATGCAGAGGGCGATTATGACGGGCAGGGAACGCATGGGGCTAGCCTATTTTTGGTACCACTGTCCTTGCGGGTTCTGAACCCAACTGCCCGGAGGTACTATTTGGATGAACTTCGCGGCGCTTCGTTGACCGACAACGGCTGGGGCGGCGCCGGTCTTCTTGGCAATGGCTGCGTATACCTTGGCGCGATCGGCGTTTTCAGCGGCGACGAGATCGGCCTGCTGCTGCGGCCCCCGGAATTCGAGGTATCCCTGGTTGTTTTCGCCGACGATCCCTTGCTTCTGAAGGGCCTGGATGGCGGGGACTCGGGCCTTCATTCGATCCTTGATGCCCTGTGCCTGAGCCGTGGCAGCCAGCAGGCAGATCAGCATGGTGACAAGGGCAATAATATGTTTCTTATTGGGCATTGGGAGCCTCCGGTTCAGTGTCGTAGATATCAGAGAAGAAGTCGTCGAGTTCCTTGTCCACCTTGACGTTGACGTCGATGGTGATGTGGATCGGTTTGACTTCCACGGGAGCCACTTCGACTCTGTGGCTTGTCTGGCAGCCCCAGACGAAAATCAGAGTGACCATTGTGGTCATAATCCATAGTTGTTTCATAACATGTCCCCTCGTTATTTATGAGGTTGTTCAAACATGGTTGAGTGCTAGGCGACAAGCGTAAATCATCCGGAGGCGTAGCCGCGCTACGGTGTGGATTGATTTGCGGTTGGCAACGACGCAATCGGACATGTTTGGGCAACCTCTTCTATTCGATCATGTTGATGATGTCCTTATACAGCAATATTTGGTCCAGTGGTAAGGTGAAATTCACATCCAGTCGCAGGCCCTGGAAATTGGAGCCCTTCACATCTCCGGTCACACGGGCAAAACCGCCGAACTCCTTGCGGTAAATAAATGGGAGCGTGGAGACGGGCTTGCCGTCCAAAGACAGCCGTACCAGCAGGTCTTTCCCTACAGTATCCGCCTTGATGCGCACCCATCTATACTCGAAATCCTTGATGGCCTCCTGCGCCAATTCCAGTTGTCCGCGTTGGGGTGTCCCCTCAGGAATCGCGCTGACCAGATCCTGCATGGCCTCGACTTTAATGGTGCCGCCTTCGCCCGGTGACGAGTGCAAAAATCCGTTGTTGAACGAAATTTTCCCACGCTTCCATGTAACAGGCAATTCACCGGACAGGGCCGCCTTGCCTTCAGCATCGGCCAAACCGAGCTGTTTGAGCAGGCCGGAGAGGCTGAGATGCGAACAGAACAGGGTGACGTCATACTCCTCGTGACCGGGGACGATACGGAAAGCACGGCTGGCAACGTGGCCACCCACCCAATTGAAGCTCATGTTCTCCACCAGCACCACGCCGCGAGGCTCCAATTGGAATGTGACGCGGCCTTTGCCGATGGAAAGCGGGCCTGCGGTGAGGCTGTCGAAACTGAGCAGCTGGGCTGGTGCGCTGCGGAAATTCATCAGGTCCGGTGATTCGAAATAGAGACGGATACCCTCGAGGCGGGCGGTTTTCTCCTCGCCCATGACGAGGGAACCGTTGGTGACGAATACGCCCATGTTCGATGCGATGTCGCCGTCGTGGATGGTCAATCCGCCTTCAACCGACAGGTTTCCGGTAAGTTTCACACCCTTCATGGCCGGAGCCAGCGTGGCCGGATCAAACGTGTCGGCTATGGAGTAACTCGGGATGTCAAAAGTGAACCGGGCGTCCTTGGTTTCCATGGACGCGCTGCCGCCGAAAACAACTTTGAGATCAGGCAGGAGCTGTGAGTAGAGGGCTCCCTCAATGCCGAGGCCCATGCCTTGCTGACGCATGCGGGTGACTACCGTGCCGAGGCGGTACTTGTCGAAGCGCAGGTCGGATACGCGCAGGTCGCCTCGCGTATGCTTCTTTGGTGCAGGCCACGCCAGAGGGAGGGAAAACTTCACTGCGCCAGTGCGCAGGTCTGTCTTGTCGAGCGCCGTGCCGCGTGTGTTTCCCTTGAGAATGACGTCCGCTTTGTCTGAAGTGGCCGTGCCTGTGAGGCTCAGATTCAATCCGGCCAGCCGAATGGCGCGGCCTCCGGTATCAATGACCATCTTGTCTGGATGGTCCATGTTCAGGGCCACATTCCAGATGTCATTGGTACAAGTCGCGTTCAGCTTTCCGGGCAGAGTGACACCCATGGATTCGATGGTGAACTCTGTTGCCAGATTCTCGGCCGAGGCGTGACCCTTGGCAATAGTCACAGTCATGGGCTGCGGGGCTTCGATGGCGAGTGGCTGGATCGAAAAGTCGACCGTCTTGCCAACCACATTCGCTGCGATAGAGAGCTTTGAGTCCTCCGCGAGCAGTACGCCTGTATCCGGCAGGACAAGGTTGGCAATATCGGTCTGCACCTGTGCGTTCAGGGAGTCGAGGTCCGTGAGGTTGAGAGCGGCATTGATGGTGATGTCTGCATCACCTGTGACAGGCATGGGAAGGAAATCGGCCACTGCACCGAGTCGGAATTTTTTGGCAATCACCTCGGCCTTCACATCATCCATGGTCGGGCCCAATTCAACAGCTACATCAATCTGCTGATCGCGAGGGATAATGGTGGCTGCGACATTAATGGTATCCCCCGGTGTGACCAGTGCCGAGAAGGGGACGGAGATGGGCGTGCCGTCCACCGTGCAATGCAGAACGGAGTCGATTATTGCAATGGAGTCCAGCGGCAGGTCGGGGAGGGCGTTGTCGGAAGATGTGTCTGATTCGGATTTGGGGAGCAAGTCGAGGACCGGCAGACGAAATGTGCCGTCAGCAAACTCGGCATCGAGGCTGACACCCTCAAGGGTGACGGTGTTCACCCGCTTCTGTTTCAATGATTCCGGGGTGTAGGTGACATGCATATTGGCAAGCCGCAGCCCGCCTTTTTCAGGCCCGAGGCGGACAGGGCCGATGTCGGCGGAAAAGAGGCCTGCATTGCGGATGTGAAATTCGGTCAGGGGCAGTCCCATCTCGCCAGCCATCTGTGGGACGAGCTTTTCCAAATACCCGGGTGTCCACAGGAAAAGACCCCACCCGGCTGCCAGAATAATGGTCAGCAACCAGGGGGTGACAAGCAGTGTCCATTTAAGAATGCGTTTGCCAAGAGAGACGGCCATTTATGATCTATAACGCCTCCTGCATGTCATTGGCAAGCTATTGCACTTCGAGATGGTGTCCTGACTGAATGGCGTGGTATATGGCGTTGCCGAGCTTCGCAACGTCGTCGCGGCTGACAATATAGGGTGGCATTACATAGAGAAGCTTCCCGAACGGGCGAATCCATACGCCTTGCTCAATGAAGAACTCCTGGAGCTTCGGCATGTTGCTCGGATCAGTCAGTTCAACCACGCCGATGGCGCCGAGGACGCGAACATCGCTGACGTCTGCCAATTCTCGACAGGGTGACAGGCTCTCGTCTAGCCACCCTTCGATGTTTGAGACCTGTTCTTGCCACTCGTTGCGGTTGAGCAGATCAAGACTGGTCTTGGCTACGGCGCATGCCAGCGGGTTGCCCATGAATGTCGGGCCGTGCATGAGTACGCCGCCGTCAGCGGAGATGGTGCGCGCCACCTTGTCCGTGGCGAGGGTGGCTGCCAGCGTCATGTAACCGCCGGAGAGCGCCTTGCCTACGCACATGATGTCCGGGACGATATCTGCCCATTGGCAGGCGAACAGCTTGCCAGTGCGGCCGAAGCCCGTGGCGATCTCGTCCAGTATCAGGAGTACGCCGTGCTCGTCGGCCAACTCGCGCAGACCGTGCAGATATTCGGGGTGATAAAACCACATCCCGCCAGCGCCCTGTACGATGGGCTCGATGATGATGGCGGCAATCTCATGGGCGTGTTGCTCGAAGACGGCTCGTGCCTCTTCAAGGCTCGCCGGATCATACTCTGCGTCAAAGCGGCAGGTCGGCCGCGGCGCGAAAATTTGCTTGGGCAGGAGCCCTGAGAAAAGATGATGCATGCCGCCGTCGGGGTCGCACACGGACATGCAGCCACAAGTGTCGCCGTGGTAGCCGCCGCGTACGGTGAAGAGTCGGGTACGCTCGGTCTGGCCGGAGGTCTGCATGTATTGCAGGGCCATCTTGATGGCCACCTCCACGCTCACGGAACCGGAGTCAGCAAGGAAACAGTGATCCAGCCCATCCGGAGCCATGCCGATAAGACTGCGGCCCAGCTCTACGGCAGGATCGTGCGTCAGGCCGCCGAACATGACGTGGGACATGCGTCCGATCTGTTCCCGCGCAGTCCGGTTGAGTTCCGGGTGGTTGTAGCCGTGAATGGCGCACCACCAAGAGGCCATGCCGTCCATCAATTCGGTGCCGTCCTCCAGCACCAGTCGGGTGCCATGGGCGGATTTGACCTTGGTGGTAACCAACGGGTTGGTGGCTGAAGTGTATGGGTGCCACAGATGGTCGCGGTCGAAATCAATGTCATCGGATGAGGCCACCGGGCCGGTGCACAGGGATTCCAGAGCGCGCACCATGCGGTTGAGCAGTCGATGCTTGGGGTAGGTCTGGTCGCCAAGAAACTGGATGTCTGCCAAAATGGGAACGTCACCATGCTCGGTGATGGTCTTGACGTTGTCCTCCCGCAGAAATTCGTCTTCCTCGTCGGGACGTGTGGTGTTGTTAATGACCACGCCCGCCACTTTCAGGCCACGGTTGCGCACCATCTCCACAGTCATGAGGGTGTGGTTGATCATGCCCAGCTTGTTGTCGGCCACGATGATGACCGGTAGGCCGAGGCGTTGCATCAGGTCCAGTGAGGTCTCAGTGTCATTGAGTGGCACAGCTGCGCCGCCGGCACCTTCCACCAGTGCCACGTCGTAGCCGTCTCCCTTGGAACGAATCCCCTTCACCAGCTCGTCCAGATCGATGACATCGTTTGCCAGCTTGGCCGCCAGATGCGGCGAGCAGGCCGGGACGAATTTTTTGCAGCAGGCATCGGGATAGCCGTCCGGGAAATGGTCACGTGTGAAGCGGGCGTATACATCCACGTCTTCGGCACACAGGCCTTCCTCGGTTTCGAGGCAGCCGGTCTGGACCGCTTTGATGGCGAGGGCCTTTTTGCCCGCATCGAGCATGGCTCGGAGGAGAGCCGCTGTGACTCTGGTCTTGCCTACGCCGGTGTCAGTGCCGGTTATGAAGAAGCCGCGCATCATCGCATCAGGCTCGGGACAAAGGTGACCAGACTGGGGAATGCCATGAGGATGGCAACACAGATACAGTACGCGACCATGAAGTAGGAGACGCCCTTGAATACATCGGTCATGGGAACGTCCTTGGCCATGGATGCCACGATAAAGGTGTTGACGCCCACAGGCGGCGTAATGGCTCCGAGGGTGGTAACGACGGTAATGAGCACGCCGAACCACAGCGGATCATAACCCATGGCCGTGACCACCGGGAAAAAGATGGGAATGGTCACCAGCAGGAGCGCCAGCGCATCCATGACCATACCGCCTACCACGTAGATGAGACAGATGACCGCGATGATGACCATGGGCGGAATCGGTAGTCCGGCCACAAACCCGGCGGCCTCGAAAGGCAAGCGTGTGATGGCGAGGAAACGGCCGAAAATGACCGCGCCGAAGATGATGACCATGATCATGCAGGAAATCTTGAGGGAGTCGTTTACCGCCAACCAGAATTTCTTGATGGTCATCTTGCCGGACACTGTGGCGATGAGCAGAGCCAATGCCGCGCCAGTGGCACCCGCTTCAGTGGGGGTGAACAGGCCGAGGAACAGGCCGCCCATGACAAGTATGAACAGGATGATCATTTCAATGGAGCCGGGCAGGGATGCGAGCTTTTCCTTGAAGGTGGTCTTGGGACCGGCCGGACCCCAGTCGGGGTGGCGTTTGCACAGGTACCAGATGGTTCCCATGAACAAGGTGGTCAGCAGGATGCCCGGGACCATGCCGCCCATGAAGAGCTGGGCAATGGACTGGCTGGTCTGCAGGCCGATGATGATCAGTACAACCGAGGGCGGGATGATGACGC of the Pseudodesulfovibrio sp. zrk46 genome contains:
- a CDS encoding YdbH domain-containing protein, translated to MAVSLGKRILKWTLLVTPWLLTIILAAGWGLFLWTPGYLEKLVPQMAGEMGLPLTEFHIRNAGLFSADIGPVRLGPEKGGLRLANMHVTYTPESLKQKRVNTVTLEGVSLDAEFADGTFRLPVLDLLPKSESDTSSDNALPDLPLDSIAIIDSVLHCTVDGTPISVPFSALVTPGDTINVAATIIPRDQQIDVAVELGPTMDDVKAEVIAKKFRLGAVADFLPMPVTGDADITINAALNLTDLDSLNAQVQTDIANLVLPDTGVLLAEDSKLSIAANVVGKTVDFSIQPLAIEAPQPMTVTIAKGHASAENLATEFTIESMGVTLPGKLNATCTNDIWNVALNMDHPDKMVIDTGGRAIRLAGLNLSLTGTATSDKADVILKGNTRGTALDKTDLRTGAVKFSLPLAWPAPKKHTRGDLRVSDLRFDKYRLGTVVTRMRQQGMGLGIEGALYSQLLPDLKVVFGGSASMETKDARFTFDIPSYSIADTFDPATLAPAMKGVKLTGNLSVEGGLTIHDGDIASNMGVFVTNGSLVMGEEKTARLEGIRLYFESPDLMNFRSAPAQLLSFDSLTAGPLSIGKGRVTFQLEPRGVVLVENMSFNWVGGHVASRAFRIVPGHEEYDVTLFCSHLSLSGLLKQLGLADAEGKAALSGELPVTWKRGKISFNNGFLHSSPGEGGTIKVEAMQDLVSAIPEGTPQRGQLELAQEAIKDFEYRWVRIKADTVGKDLLVRLSLDGKPVSTLPFIYRKEFGGFARVTGDVKGSNFQGLRLDVNFTLPLDQILLYKDIINMIE
- the bioA gene encoding adenosylmethionine--8-amino-7-oxononanoate transaminase, with the protein product MMRGFFITGTDTGVGKTRVTAALLRAMLDAGKKALAIKAVQTGCLETEEGLCAEDVDVYARFTRDHFPDGYPDACCKKFVPACSPHLAAKLANDVIDLDELVKGIRSKGDGYDVALVEGAGGAAVPLNDTETSLDLMQRLGLPVIIVADNKLGMINHTLMTVEMVRNRGLKVAGVVINNTTRPDEEDEFLREDNVKTITEHGDVPILADIQFLGDQTYPKHRLLNRMVRALESLCTGPVASSDDIDFDRDHLWHPYTSATNPLVTTKVKSAHGTRLVLEDGTELMDGMASWWCAIHGYNHPELNRTAREQIGRMSHVMFGGLTHDPAVELGRSLIGMAPDGLDHCFLADSGSVSVEVAIKMALQYMQTSGQTERTRLFTVRGGYHGDTCGCMSVCDPDGGMHHLFSGLLPKQIFAPRPTCRFDAEYDPASLEEARAVFEQHAHEIAAIIIEPIVQGAGGMWFYHPEYLHGLRELADEHGVLLILDEIATGFGRTGKLFACQWADIVPDIMCVGKALSGGYMTLAATLATDKVARTISADGGVLMHGPTFMGNPLACAVAKTSLDLLNRNEWQEQVSNIEGWLDESLSPCRELADVSDVRVLGAIGVVELTDPSNMPKLQEFFIEQGVWIRPFGKLLYVMPPYIVSRDDVAKLGNAIYHAIQSGHHLEVQ
- a CDS encoding TRAP transporter large permease; the protein is MDPITAGIVGTLLLLTAIFFLRIPVGFAMAIIGFGGFAYVLNWSAATGMLGTELWNVFSKYGLTVIPLFILMGQICFYSGVNERLYKSAYAWMGEIRGGIAMTTILACAGFSAICGSNSATAATMSTVALPEMKKFKYNPILSTGSVAAGATLGVIIPPSVVLIIIGLQTSQSIAQLFMGGMVPGILLTTLFMGTIWYLCKRHPDWGPAGPKTTFKEKLASLPGSIEMIILFILVMGGLFLGLFTPTEAGATGAALALLIATVSGKMTIKKFWLAVNDSLKISCMIMVIIFGAVIFGRFLAITRLPFEAAGFVAGLPIPPMVIIAVICLIYVVGGMVMDALALLLVTIPIFFPVVTAMGYDPLWFGVLITVVTTLGAITPPVGVNTFIVASMAKDVPMTDVFKGVSYFMVAYCICVAILMAFPSLVTFVPSLMR